From Daucus carota subsp. sativus chromosome 6, DH1 v3.0, whole genome shotgun sequence, the proteins below share one genomic window:
- the LOC108226869 gene encoding pumilio homolog 12 — protein sequence MANARQDQNNGQRISPGLQSSGHDLEQALSSLSLYPAPAPTFSPVNGEGYFPYGRRQVANNLSDISLQNLRFQLGQMGSGVGPRNPVVGPDVFPMYGPPAPPPPATLFNNYPNYPSGMLYSNELINAQYSRLLYDVNNLNRKKQMDLYRVHNAQIAQPPVFQNGGGAGSNAHRRPNNRLVQQFDLLTLRDMKGGIVGYAMDQHWCRVLQAKFVDPSQEDIEMVLSEVVDCIDELMKNPFGNYLVQNLIAVCNEEQRNRIILSVTKNTFQLVNICCNPHGTRVVQKLMENLSSPRQVSVLMAVISSGAAILAIDQNGHHVVQYCLTHFSSEDNMLLINNLADNCYKVAIDRSGCCVLQICMEKSKGQPRQRLVSEIVANAVHLSRDPYGNYVLQHMLGLKEPDITANLLKQLEGEFMPIACNKYGSNVVEKFLESGEEISSRIIMELVGDSNAAMILLDPFGNYVIQSALAVAKGVARNALLQLIQENSSSMRSNLYGRKIIACLEKAKNNAMWTLNC from the exons ATGGCTAACGCTCGGCAGGATCAAAACAATGGTCAACGCATCTCTCCGGGACTGCAATCCTCCGGTCATGATTTAGAGCAAGCGTTGTCGTCGCTCAGTCTTTATCCGGCGCCGGCGCCGACTTTTTCGCCGGTGAACGGTGAAGGTTACTTTCCATATGGGCGTCGGCAAGTTGCTAATAATCTGAGTGATATAAGCTTGCAGAATTTGAGGTTTCAGCTTGGTCAGATGGGCTCTGGTGTGGGCCCACGAAATCCAGTTGTGGGCCCGGATGTTTTTCCGATGTATGGTCCACCGGCGCCGCCGCCGCCGGCGACCCTCTTCAACAACTACCCGAATTATCCATCTGGGATGTTGTATAGTAATGAATTGATTAATGCTCagtattcaagattgttgtATGATGTTAATAACTTGAATCGCAAGAAACAGATGGATTTGTACCGAGTGCATAATGCTCAGATTGCTCAGCCTCCGGTGTTTCAGAACGGCGGTGGCGCTGGTAGCAATGCGCATCGTAGGCCGAATAATCGGTTGGTCCAGCAGTTTGATCTCCTGACTTTGAGAGACATGAAAGGTGGAATTGTAGGGTATGCTATGGATCAGCATTGGTGCAGGGTTTTGCAGGCTAAATTTGTTGATCCAAGTCAAGAAGATATCGAGATGGTGTTATCCGAAGTAGTTGATTGCATCGATGAGCTGATGAAAAATCCTTTCGGGAACTATCTTGTGCAGAATCTCATTGCTGTTTGTAATGAGGAGCAAAGGAATAGGATCATCTTGTCTGTCACCAAGAATACTTTTCAGCTTGTTAACATCTGTTGTAATCCACACGG GACTAGAGTGGTTCAGAAACTAATGGAGAACCTGAGTTCCCCTCGCCAAGTTTCAGTGTTGATGGCTGTTATAAGCTCTGGTGCAGCGATCTTGGCCATTGACCAGAATGGGCATCATGTTGTTCAATACTGCTTAACTCATTTCTCTTCTGAAGACAACATG CTTCTTATCAATAACCTAGCAGACAACTGTTATAAGGTTGCCATAGACAGAAGTGGCTGCTGTGTTCTACAGATATGTATGGAGAAATCCAAGGGGCAGCCTAGACAACGTCTAGTTTCTGAGATAGTGGCTAATGCAGTTCATCTCTCAAGGGATCCTTATGG GAACTATGTGCTACAACATATGCTGGGACTAAAGGAACCTGATATCACAGCAAATCTGCTGAAACAACTTGAAGGAGAATTTATGCCCATCGCCTGCAACAAATATGGGAGTAATGTAGTGGAGAAATTTCTTGAATCAGGGGAAGAGATTTCATCGCGAATCATAATGGAGCTAGTTGGAGATTCCAATGCGGCCATGATTCTACTGGACCCCTTTGGAAACTATGTTATCCAGTCTGCATTAGCTGTTGCCAAG GGAGTTGCACGGAATGCACTGCTTCAGTTAATTCAAGAAAACTCTTCTTCCATGCGCAGCAATCTGTATGGCAGGAAGATAATTGCATGTCTGGAGAAGGCAAAGAATAACGCGATGTGGACGTTGAACTGTTGA
- the LOC108192844 gene encoding protein arginine N-methyltransferase 2 — MAEENEIYSLAKNGDVSKLEALIASGADVTFFDSYGLTPLMHAAKQGHAEVVKILLEAGAPWNALSPSNLSAGDFAMDSGHQDAFDVLLNAGIQAELILGTIARKDYADGDTNKDYLEDRISFSEDKLMESNSKAIMMAWEKPLMEAHAKAICSRGGHILNIGFGMGLVDAAIQQYGPVTHTIVEAHPEVYKRMISSGWGDKQNVKIVFGRWQDVLSQLESYDGIFFDTYGEYYEDMREFHQHLPVLLKPEGLYSFFNGLCGGNAFFHVVYCQIVSLELQSLGYSTQLIPLPVKDCLGEKVWEGVKHKYWQLDTYYLPVCEVLQDSE, encoded by the exons ATGGCGGAAGAGAACGAGATATACTCGCTCGCTAAAAACGGCGACGTATCGAAACTAGAAGCTCTAATTGCTTCCGGAGCCGACGTCACCTTCTTCGATTCTTACGGTCTGACTCCATTGATGCACGCCGCTAAGCAAGGTCATGCCGAAGTTGTGAAGATCCTTCTAGAAGCCGGAGCTCCGTGGAACGCACTCTCTCCGTCTAATCTCTCCGCCGGCGACTTTGCAATGGATTCCGGCCACCAGGACGCCTTTGACGTCTTACTTAACGCCG GGATACAGGCTGAATTGATACTCGGAACTATTGCGAGGAAAGATTATGCAGATGGAGATACCAACAAGGACTATTTGGAAGACAGAATCAGTTTTAGTGAGGATAAATTAATGGAATCTAATAGTAAAGCTATTATGATGGCTTGGGAGAAACCATTGATGGAAGCTCATGCAAAAGCTATTTGCTCAAGGGGTGGTCACATACTGAACATTGGATTTGGTATGGGACTTGTGGATGCTGCTATTCAGCAATATGGACCTGTTACACATACTATTGTTGAGGCTCATCCAGAAGTCTATAAACGTATGATTAGTTCTGGGTGGGGTGATAAACAGAATGTCAAAATAGTATTTGGCCGTTGGCAGGATGTGTTGTCCCAGCTTGAGTCTTATGATG GAATTTTTTTTGATACTTATGGGGAGTATTATGAAGACATGAGAGAATTCCATCAGCATCTTCCTGTTCTATTAAAGCCTGAAGGACTCTACTCATTTTTCAATGGACTTTGTGGAGGTAATGCCTTTTTCCATGTTGTTTATTGTCAAATAGTTTCTTTAGAACTTCAAAGTCTGGGTTACTCTACACAGTTGATACCCTTACCTGTTAAGGATTGTTTGGGTGAAAAGGTATGGGAGGGTGTGAAACACAAATATTGGCAGTTAGATACATATTACCTTCCTGTTTGTGAGGTTCTTCAAGATTCTGAATGA
- the LOC108192843 gene encoding subtilisin-like protease SBT1.7 → MKLIHAPVVMLLLCCYAYAATADLGKQKKTYIVHMDKSSMPLSFNDHLHWYDSSLKSVSDTANIIYTYTDIIHGFSTRLTIEEAQSLEQHPGILLVQEEMRYELHTTRTPEFLGLDKGGAVYPELNAVSEVIVGVLDTGVWPESQSFDDTGLGPVPSSWKGECEVANSFNSSSCNRKLIGARSFSKGYIATYGPIDETMESNSPRDDDGHGTHTSTTAAGSAVSGASLFGYAAGTARGMATQARVAMYKVCWLNGCFSSDILAGMEKAVADGVDVLSLSLGGSVSDYYRDTIAIGAFTAMLNGIFVSCSAGNGGPSSESLSNVAPWITTVGAGTLDRDFPAYASIGNGKNFSGSSLYSGKSLSGALVPLVYEINTNNTSGNLCLPGNLHPKDVAGKIVVCDRGMSSRVQKGVVVRDAGGVGMILANTISFGEEIVADAHLIPSVAVGQIAGDAIKKYISSDSNPTATIASGGTHLGIQPSPLVAAFSSRGPNPITPDLLKPDIIAPGVNIIAGWTGKVGPSGLTNDSRHVDFNIVSGTSMSCPHMSGLAALIKAAHPEWSPAAIRSSLMTTAYNTYKNGETIQDTATGKPSTPFDIGSGHVDPISALDPGLVYDATVDDYLGFLCALNYSSSQIKLITKRNDTCQADKKYTVGDLNYPSFAVTLQTALRKDNDDSQPTIVKYTRTLTNVGKPSAYKVSVSSDISNVKIVVEPEALVFSKPNEKKNYTVTFSATSMPSGTTKFARVEWLGGKYTVSSPIAFSWI, encoded by the coding sequence aTGAAGCTCATACATGCTCCAGTGGTTATGCTACTATTATGCTGCTATGCATATGCTGCCACAGCAGATTTAGGCAAGCAAAAGAAGACTTACATAGTTCATATGGACAAGTCCTCAATGCCATTGAGTTTCAATGATCACCTCCATTGGTATGATTCATCCTTAAAATCAGTATCAGACACTGCTAACATAATTTATACGTATACTGATATAATTCACGGATTCTCCACGAGACTGACAATCGAGGAAGCTCAATCCCTTGAACAGCACCCAGGTATCCTATTAGTCCAAGAAGAAATGAGATATGAGCTCCACACAACTCGGACGCCAGAATTTCTAGGACTCGACAAGGGTGGAGCAGTTTATCCAGAGTTGAATGCAGTTAGTGAGGTCATAGTAGGAGTGCTGGACACAGGTGTCTGGCCAGAAAGCCAAAGTTTCGATGACACTGGATTAGGTCCAGTCCCAAGCAGCTGGAAAGGTGAGTGTGAGGTTGCCAATAGCTTTAACTCATCTAGTTGCAACAGGAAACTCATTGGGGCAAGGTCCTTCTCAAAAGGTTATATAGCCACTTATGGTCCAATTGATGAAACTATGGAATCAAACTCGCCAAGAGATGATGATGGCCATGGAACGCACACCTCAACTACAGCAGCTGGTTCCGCTGTTAGTGGAGCTAGTCTCTTCGGTTATGCTGCAGGGACAGCACGAGGAATGGCAACACAGGCTAGAGTTGCTATGTACAAAGTATGTTGGCTTAATGGATGTTTTAGCAGCGACATACTAGCTGGAATGGAGAAGGCAGTTGCAGACGGTGTAGATGTATTATCATTATCACTAGGAGGTTCAGTTTCTGATTACTATAGAGACACTATCGCAATAGGGGCATTCACTGCAATGTTGAATGGAATTTTTGTCTCATGCTCAGCAGGAAATGGCGGCCCAAGTTCTGAGAGCCTATCAAATGTGGCACCATGGATAACTACTGTAGGTGCCGGGACGTTGGACCGTGATTTTCCAGCCTATGCTAGCATTGGTAATGGGAAGAATTTTTCTGGTTCATCACTTTATAGTGGCAAGTCTCTGTCAGGTGCACTAGTTCCGCTGGTGTACGAAATTAACACCAATAACACAAGCGGCAATCTATGTCTACCTGGTAACTTACACCCTAAAGACGTTGCAGGGAAAATTGTGGTTTGTGATCGAGGGATGAGCTCTAGGGTTCAAAAGGGTGTTGTTGTAAGAGATGCTGGGGGTGTAGGTATGATATTAGCAAACACCATCTCTTTTGGTGAAGAAATTGTTGCTGATGCTCATCTTATACCATCAGTGGCTGTGGGTCAGATAGCTGGCGATGCAATAAAGAAGTACATATCTTCAGATTCAAATCCAACGGCCACAATTGCATCTGGAGGTACCCACCTGGGCATCCAGCCATCACCACTCGTGGCAGCATTCAGTTCAAGAGGTCCTAACCCAATTACACCAGATCTGCTTAAACCTGATATCATAGCACCAGGCGTTAACATTATAGCTGGATGGACAGGCAAAGTTGGACCAAGTGGTTTAACAAATGATTCCCGGCATGTAGACTTCAATATAGTATCTGGCACATCCATGTCATGTCCACATATGAGTGGTTTAGCAGCACTAATCAAAGCTGCCCATCCTGAATGGAGCCCTGCAGCCATAAGATCATCACTTATGACAACAGCCTACAACACATATAAGAATGGCGAAACCATACAGGATACTGCTACAGGAAAGCCATCAACGCCGTTTGACATTGGTTCTGGACATGTTGATCCCATATCAGCCCTTGATCCGGGGCTTGTCTATGATGCCACAGTGGATGACTACCTAGGGTTCCTTTGTGCCCTAAATTACAGTTCAAGCCAAATCAAGTTAATCACAAAGAGAAATGACACATGTCAGGCGGATAAGAAATACACTGTGGGAGATCTTAACTATCCCTCCTTTGCTGTTACTCTGCAGACAGCATTACGAAAAGATAATGATGATAGTCAACCAACGATAGTCAAGTATACAAGAACTCTGACTAATGTGGGCAAGCCTTCTGCGTACAAAGTTTCAGTGTCTTCAGATATATCAAATGTGAAAATAGTTGTGGAGCCAGAAGCATTAGTTTTCAGCAAACCGAATGAAAAGAAGAACTACACTGTGACGTTCAGTGCAACTTCCATGCCATCCGGCACAACAAAGTTTGCACGTGTAGAATGGTTGGGAGGAAAATATACTGTCAGTAGTCCAATTGCATTCAGCTGGATATGA
- the LOC108225015 gene encoding uncharacterized protein LOC108225015, producing MERKTGFFTSLKQEMTRGLSPARSRSRRSRSNSPHSGLLRRRKATNPHDHFMFRSGSLRPTEALSPLREGPDHNEVIDGGDSKKWGHWMKGQLCRAPGNQSSGGGNQRSDLSLMLGVLGAPLAPVHVSCSELFANLSIKDTPIETSSAQYILQQFTAASGGQKLQNSIRNAYAMGKVRMLSFDIETATKVIKSRNSSKTAESGGFVLWQMHPDMWYVELALGGSKVHAGCNGNLVWRHTPWHGAHAAKGPVRPLRRALQGLDPRTTASIFAEARCIGEKKISGEECFILKLCADPHTLKARSEGPAEIIRHVFFGYFSQRTGLLVHLEDSHLTRIQSNGGDAVYWETTINSFLDDYRPVEGIMIAHSGRSVATLFKFGETAMSHTKTRMEEVWTIEEVAFNVPGLSEDCFIPPAELRYGSINEARERPKEGRAKTAVAAAATSYQTKVATLERSHSSRANNKFYFEDEYKQK from the exons ATGGAAAGAAAAACAGGGTTTTTCActtcactaaaacaagaaatgacCAGAGGCTTGTCTCCGGCGAGGTCACGCAGCCGGAGAAGCCGCAGCAACTCCCCGCATTCCGGCCTTCTCCGGCGCCGGAAAGCTACCAACCCTCACGACCACTTCATGTTTAGATCGGGTAGTTTAAGACCGACTGAAGCATTGTCTCCGCTACGAGAAGGCCCGGATCACAATGAAGTAATCGACGGTGGGGATTCGAAGAAGTGGGGGCACTGGATGAAAGGTCAGCTGTGCCGCGCACCAGGGAATCAGAGTAGTGGTGGTGGTAATCAACGGTCGGATCTGAGCTTGATGCTCGGGGTTCTGGGAGCACCGTTAGCTCCTGTGCACGTTAGTTGTAGTGAACTCTTTGCTAATCTTAGCATCAAAGATACTCCCATT GAAACGTCATCGGCTCAGTACATATTGCAACAGTTCACTGCGGCTTCAGGAGGACAGAAGCTTCAAAACTCTATTAGAAATGCATATGCAATGGGGAAGGTGCGGATGCTGTCTTTTGATATTGAAACTGCTACGAAAGTGATAAAGAGCAGGAATTCCTCAAAAACAGCAGAGTCGGGAGGTTTTGTTCTCTGGCAGATGCATCCAGACATGTGGTATGTGGAGCTTGCTCTTGGTGGCAGCAAGGTTCATGCTGGTTGTAACGGTAACCTTGTTTGGAGGCACACACCTTGGCATGGTGCACATGCTGCTAAAGGGCCTGTCAGACCCTTGCGCCGTGCACTTCAG gGTCTTGACCCGAGAACCACTGCAAGCATTTTTGCTGAAGCAAGATGTATCGGGGAAAAAAAGATCAGTGGAGAGGAATGTTTCATTCTCAAGCTTTGCGCTGATCCACATACTTTAAAAGCCAGGAGTGAGGGGCCAGCAGAGATCATAAGACACGTATTTTTTGGGTATTTCAGCCAAAGAACAGGACTTCTGGTGCACCTGGAGGACTCTCACCTTACCCGTATCCAATCCAATGGTGGTGATGCTGTTTATTGGGAGACCACAATCAATTCCTTTCTTGATGATTACAGGCCTGTTGAGGGGATCATGATTGCTCACTCGGGACGATCAGTGGCAACTCTTTTCAAATTTGGAGAAACAGCGATGAGTCACACTAAGACAAGGATGGAGGAAGTATGGACAATCGAAGAAGTGGCATTCAATGTCCCAGGTCTGTCAGAAGACTGTTTCATCCCCCCTGCTGAACTAAGATATGGATCTATTAATGAAGCACGTGAACGCCCCAAGGAGGGGAGAGCAAAGACTGCTGTGGCAGCAGCAGCAACTTCATATCAAACCAAAGTCGCAACACTGGAAAGATCACACAGTAGCCGCGCCAACAACAAATTCTACTTTGAAGATGAATACAAACAAAAGTGA